The proteins below come from a single Chitinophaga pinensis DSM 2588 genomic window:
- a CDS encoding UvrD-helicase domain-containing protein codes for MDKRVIFAVAGSGKTTYIINKLDLQKRALILTYTNNNYNNLKIGISKKFGYIPANIKVMTYYDFLYNFCFKPLLSHQVKAAGINWSPNTSRYHKATDRGYFIDSFDRLYSNRITKYFKETGIETEINERVVQYFDMLFIDEVQDFGGHDFNFLKNIAQANMDICLVGDFNQHTYDTSKDGNVNGTLHDDYNRYQAHFRSMGLSIDTTTLVKSYRCNPEICKFITIKLGIHIESNRTDKSQWYTVSMEDEAERLFNNNAIVKLFYDEHSAYKCYSNNWGASKGEDHYNDVCIIMNRKSWKHLEDDNLNTLPSATKNKLYVAISRTKGDLYFAPDSMFKAYKNK; via the coding sequence ATGGATAAGAGAGTAATTTTTGCAGTTGCAGGATCTGGCAAAACAACATATATAATCAACAAGCTAGACCTACAAAAGAGAGCACTTATACTAACGTATACAAATAACAATTACAATAATCTAAAAATCGGCATTTCTAAAAAGTTCGGTTATATACCTGCGAACATCAAGGTAATGACGTATTACGACTTTTTATATAATTTCTGTTTCAAGCCTCTATTATCTCATCAAGTAAAAGCCGCTGGCATTAATTGGTCACCTAACACCTCTAGATACCATAAGGCTACTGATAGGGGATATTTTATCGATAGTTTTGATCGTCTTTATAGTAATAGAATAACAAAATATTTTAAAGAAACCGGAATTGAAACTGAAATCAACGAAAGAGTGGTTCAATATTTTGACATGCTTTTTATTGATGAAGTTCAAGATTTTGGCGGACATGACTTCAACTTTTTAAAAAACATTGCGCAGGCAAATATGGACATTTGCCTAGTTGGGGATTTCAACCAGCACACATATGATACAAGTAAAGATGGAAATGTAAACGGTACTCTGCATGATGACTATAATAGGTATCAGGCACATTTTAGATCTATGGGCTTATCCATTGACACCACGACTTTAGTAAAAAGCTATCGCTGCAATCCGGAAATTTGCAAATTCATTACGATTAAACTCGGTATCCACATTGAATCTAATCGCACCGATAAATCGCAGTGGTATACGGTATCAATGGAGGATGAAGCCGAACGACTATTCAACAATAATGCAATAGTTAAACTTTTCTATGACGAACATTCAGCATATAAATGTTATAGCAATAATTGGGGCGCCTCAAAAGGCGAAGATCATTATAATGACGTCTGTATAATTATGAACAGAAAAAGCTGGAAGCATTTGGAAGATGACAACCTCAACACACTTCCTTCAGCAACCAAAAATAAATTATACGTAGCTATCTCACGTACAAAAGGTGATTTATACTTTGCACCGGACTCGATGTTTAAAGCGTATAAAAACAAGTAA
- a CDS encoding J domain-containing protein, with protein sequence MRDYYYILGVENNATELEIKTAYRKLAQKFHPDKNNGEQFFEERFKAIQEAYEALSNVVKRKAYDERLRQFRSSKINSDDLKRYEETLKRRFEEELRKREEELRNRYAGREERIRNEAEQKIREKENMMHAESSSHKRGGVYFLVASLCSALIILSIVLLLNQRSNTSSNSTSANIINAQVLSQDFEHLVHEWNDAHNTKDIGVFAKLFANSVLIYGTPLEKNACIELKLNLLGKYKYFRQHITGNVQTEMQNSGDFKCIFIKTVKFDDTEKDYSAYLIFRKIGDDWKIIVEGDMTTDRNLEKKKNEIPTGAIKGDFDGDGQTEFVWLVPPKIDEEGMDCVGDCVSYLKFSNHIPQIKVENCISGGLNNLGDLNLDGKDELGLLPGWFTSCWRLYHVYTYKMGNWRHAVPPFSTHCNQWEDGVTPIEIDRSKPGIVIVRYSENTGNDIVIRTESITME encoded by the coding sequence ATGCGAGATTATTATTACATCCTTGGTGTCGAAAATAATGCTACAGAACTAGAAATCAAAACTGCTTATAGAAAACTAGCCCAAAAGTTCCATCCTGATAAGAATAACGGAGAACAGTTTTTTGAAGAAAGATTTAAAGCCATACAGGAGGCCTATGAAGCACTTTCTAATGTTGTTAAAAGAAAGGCCTACGATGAGCGATTGAGGCAGTTTAGGTCATCTAAAATTAACAGTGATGACCTCAAAAGGTACGAAGAAACGTTGAAAAGAAGGTTTGAAGAAGAGCTACGAAAAAGAGAAGAGGAGCTGCGTAACCGTTATGCAGGAAGAGAAGAGCGCATCAGGAATGAAGCAGAACAAAAAATACGCGAAAAGGAAAATATGATGCACGCGGAAAGTAGTTCGCATAAAAGAGGAGGAGTATATTTTCTTGTTGCAAGCTTATGTAGTGCCCTAATCATTTTGTCAATAGTGCTGTTATTAAACCAGCGATCAAACACTTCAAGCAATTCAACCTCGGCCAATATAATAAATGCTCAAGTATTATCTCAGGATTTCGAACATCTAGTGCATGAATGGAATGATGCTCATAATACAAAAGATATAGGCGTCTTTGCGAAACTTTTTGCCAACTCTGTTCTTATATACGGGACACCGCTAGAAAAAAACGCATGTATTGAACTTAAACTTAATCTTCTAGGGAAATATAAGTATTTCAGACAACATATTACTGGCAACGTACAAACGGAAATGCAGAACAGTGGTGATTTTAAGTGCATTTTTATCAAAACAGTGAAGTTCGATGATACCGAAAAAGATTATTCAGCTTATCTGATCTTCCGGAAAATAGGAGACGATTGGAAAATCATAGTGGAAGGAGACATGACTACCGATCGAAATCTTGAAAAGAAGAAAAATGAAATACCTACAGGTGCTATTAAGGGAGACTTTGATGGAGATGGTCAAACGGAATTTGTATGGTTGGTACCTCCTAAAATTGATGAAGAAGGTATGGATTGCGTAGGGGATTGTGTTAGTTATCTGAAATTTTCTAATCATATTCCGCAGATTAAGGTGGAAAATTGTATAAGTGGTGGACTTAACAACCTTGGAGATCTTAACCTGGATGGCAAAGACGAACTCGGATTATTACCTGGTTGGTTCACCAGCTGTTGGAGATTGTACCATGTATACACCTATAAAATGGGGAATTGGCGACATGCGGTGCCTCCCTTTTCAACTCACTGTAACCAATGGGAAGACGGTGTAACACCAATCGAAATTGATCGCAGTAAGCCAGGTATTGTTATAGTCAGGTATAGCGAGAATACAGGAAATGATATTGTCATCAGGACTGAATCAATTACGATGGAATAA
- a CDS encoding RHS repeat domain-containing protein codes for MNHYDAAGRVDSVKERINDNGPLETVAVTVYDELGRIKQKRLGITGTTVQLESVNYEHNLQDWMTSINKDYVNNVGSTSNWFGEQLSFDSGFSKLQYNGNIAGAKWKSRSDGLGRLYGYEYNTSQQLIRADFLQQNGGSSNWTNDQVDFSVNGISYDINGNILALKQVGMDGKTIKTIDSLKYGYLIGSNKLSYVTDKKNVANSRLGDFKEIDNNEGADYTYNSAGFITKDDNKDIATIYYNHNNIPAIVQDSGRGSIFYQTGGDGTILSKIVNDTSIAGYVDVTYYMDGFTYRNDTLEYINHPEGRTIPVIKNGILNGFKKEYFIKDHLGSTRVVLTTRSDTAIYAATMESSRSALENALFSNIDLTRSAKPSGYPNDPTTNPNDYLIRLNAQNGQKIGPGKALYVQAGDTIQVAVKAFYKSTAASTSYATPAQMLMSVVQAFLATGAVNGAHNATGPNAPIANTFSSTDYTTLLNQDPAQNLSDKPKAYLHVVAYDNQFKLIPENSYVRQVQGAPDAIQNLATIRYAIQKSGFVYIFVSNESAQDVFFDNLVINHTSGPLVQSMHYYPFGVSMAGISTQAFSAAGYSRNRILFAGKELQSKEYRDGGSLDWYDFGSRMYDPQIGRWMIVDPKANKMRRYSPYTFAFNNPIKFIDPDGMMPWSDYINLKGEKVAHREDGTNNVNLLLTKSKDEATVNRFIDNGYYLINPGQEMLSAMNEAYTSTEANGTEYYFEIGTRGVVSAVFQGLAREVPPQVTAQARANLVQRGDLYRMSGHTHPSRWNDAKDELLEMGLAEPSSRANRPDHTPGDLEDLQEHNDDRPNIVLGYKRGGDRKADPNNAMGGKMIPTIYRALGFFNQHGLFAEIDWDDFLKAMRKFEAERRKIEAFIRQQEEERRRRENNNNNNNPPPVR; via the coding sequence ATGAACCATTATGATGCCGCAGGCCGTGTCGATTCTGTAAAGGAACGAATCAATGACAATGGGCCATTAGAAACTGTTGCAGTTACGGTTTACGATGAATTGGGCAGAATCAAACAGAAACGATTAGGTATTACTGGTACTACAGTACAACTGGAAAGCGTCAATTATGAACACAATCTGCAAGATTGGATGACAAGTATCAATAAAGATTATGTTAATAATGTGGGCAGTACGAGTAACTGGTTCGGTGAGCAGCTTTCTTTCGATAGTGGTTTCTCCAAGCTCCAATACAATGGTAACATCGCAGGTGCCAAATGGAAAAGCAGATCAGATGGTTTAGGTCGCTTATATGGTTATGAATATAACACATCCCAACAGCTTATTCGGGCAGATTTTTTGCAACAGAATGGCGGAAGTAGCAACTGGACAAATGATCAGGTTGACTTTTCAGTAAATGGTATCAGTTACGACATTAATGGAAATATCCTTGCATTGAAACAGGTGGGCATGGATGGTAAGACAATCAAAACGATCGATAGTTTGAAATATGGCTATTTAATAGGAAGTAATAAGCTGAGCTACGTCACAGATAAGAAGAATGTAGCTAATAGTCGATTGGGCGATTTTAAAGAGATAGACAATAACGAGGGCGCCGATTATACCTATAATTCCGCGGGTTTTATTACAAAAGACGATAATAAGGACATTGCTACTATATATTATAACCACAACAATATCCCAGCAATTGTACAGGATAGTGGAAGAGGAAGCATTTTTTACCAAACCGGTGGTGACGGCACTATACTTAGTAAAATTGTTAATGACACATCAATTGCTGGCTATGTGGATGTGACCTATTACATGGATGGCTTTACATATAGGAACGATACGCTAGAGTATATAAACCATCCCGAAGGCCGTACTATTCCTGTGATAAAAAATGGTATCCTTAATGGTTTCAAAAAAGAATATTTTATAAAAGATCACCTGGGCAGCACTCGTGTGGTTTTGACTACCCGGAGCGACACGGCTATTTATGCTGCTACAATGGAAAGTAGCAGAAGTGCTTTGGAGAATGCCTTGTTTAGCAATATAGATTTGACACGTTCAGCTAAGCCTTCTGGATACCCCAATGACCCGACTACCAATCCTAATGATTACCTGATTAGGCTCAATGCACAGAACGGCCAGAAGATCGGGCCAGGTAAAGCGCTATATGTACAGGCAGGTGACACCATACAGGTAGCGGTAAAGGCTTTTTATAAATCAACAGCAGCAAGCACGTCTTACGCAACCCCTGCTCAAATGTTGATGTCCGTAGTCCAAGCTTTCCTTGCAACCGGTGCTGTAAATGGTGCACACAATGCCACTGGGCCGAATGCTCCTATTGCAAATACCTTTAGCAGTACAGATTATACCACGTTATTAAACCAGGACCCGGCACAAAACCTAAGTGATAAGCCTAAAGCTTACTTACATGTAGTGGCTTACGATAATCAATTTAAACTGATACCGGAAAACTCTTATGTGCGTCAAGTTCAGGGAGCGCCCGACGCCATTCAAAATCTGGCTACAATACGCTACGCCATTCAAAAAAGCGGATTTGTGTATATATTTGTAAGCAACGAGAGTGCGCAAGATGTGTTTTTCGATAATCTGGTGATAAACCATACATCAGGCCCGCTGGTTCAAAGTATGCATTACTATCCATTTGGTGTAAGTATGGCAGGTATCAGCACCCAAGCATTTTCAGCGGCTGGATACAGTAGAAATCGGATCTTATTTGCTGGAAAGGAACTTCAAAGTAAGGAGTATCGAGATGGTGGCTCATTAGACTGGTACGATTTCGGGAGCAGAATGTATGATCCACAAATAGGCCGCTGGATGATCGTAGATCCCAAAGCAAATAAAATGAGGCGTTATTCTCCTTACACGTTTGCATTCAATAACCCAATTAAGTTTATTGATCCTGATGGAATGATGCCCTGGAGCGATTATATAAATTTAAAAGGCGAAAAAGTTGCTCACAGAGAGGATGGTACAAATAACGTAAATTTACTTTTAACTAAAAGCAAAGATGAAGCAACAGTCAATAGATTTATTGACAATGGTTATTACCTGATCAATCCCGGACAAGAAATGCTTAGCGCGATGAATGAGGCTTATACTTCAACTGAGGCGAATGGCACAGAATATTATTTTGAGATAGGCACGCGGGGAGTAGTCAGTGCAGTTTTCCAGGGACTAGCAAGGGAAGTCCCGCCACAAGTAACTGCGCAAGCACGCGCCAATCTGGTACAGCGTGGAGATCTTTACAGAATGAGTGGACATACGCATCCAAGTAGGTGGAATGATGCAAAAGATGAATTACTTGAAATGGGTTTGGCCGAACCGTCTTCACGCGCAAATAGGCCAGACCATACTCCGGGAGATCTGGAAGACTTGCAAGAGCATAATGATGACCGACCTAACATTGTGTTAGGCTATAAGAGAGGTGGTGATAGGAAAGCTGATCCAAACAATGCAATGGGAGGAAAAATGATCCCTACAATCTACCGAGCGCTAGGATTCTTCAATCAGCATGGTCTTTTTGCTGAAATAGATTGGGATGATTTCCTAAAAGCAATGCGTAAATTTGAAGCAGAACGCCGAAAAATTGAAGCATTCATTAGGCAGCAAGAAGAAGAGAGGCGAAGACGCGAGAATAACAATAATAATAACAATCCTCCTCCAGTTCGATAA
- a CDS encoding competence protein CoiA has protein sequence MRFALVDGQLIEALYALEGTCPGCGKQVFARCGDVRVAHWAHAGEKMCDRWWDSETEWHRSWKSQFPQPWQEVFRQDVRTHEIHIADVQTEHDLVIEFQHSSIKKKERDARESIYGNMVWVVDGAFRKNDYSRFFKNQGKFKFTEESGIFHVDRPEECFHSTWLSSSKPVIFDFRAVAPEGNIFDAHKYLYCLFPISIGGSAVFAELTPDDFIKKVIKGEWLLWFEGLMNGFR, from the coding sequence ATGCGCTTTGCGTTAGTTGATGGTCAACTTATTGAAGCTCTATATGCGCTAGAAGGAACTTGCCCTGGATGTGGAAAGCAAGTTTTTGCAAGATGTGGTGATGTGAGAGTAGCCCATTGGGCACATGCCGGCGAAAAGATGTGCGATAGGTGGTGGGATTCAGAAACTGAATGGCATCGATCCTGGAAAAGTCAATTTCCCCAACCATGGCAAGAAGTTTTTAGGCAGGATGTACGAACTCATGAAATTCATATTGCCGATGTCCAAACTGAACATGATTTAGTAATTGAATTTCAACATTCAAGTATTAAAAAAAAAGAACGCGACGCCCGGGAAAGTATTTATGGGAATATGGTTTGGGTGGTTGATGGAGCATTCCGAAAGAATGATTATTCGCGTTTTTTTAAAAATCAGGGGAAGTTTAAGTTTACTGAAGAGAGTGGCATATTCCATGTTGACCGTCCCGAAGAATGCTTTCACTCTACATGGCTGAGCAGCTCCAAACCTGTTATATTCGACTTTAGAGCTGTAGCCCCGGAAGGTAATATTTTCGATGCACACAAATATCTGTACTGCTTGTTCCCGATCTCAATTGGAGGAAGCGCCGTTTTTGCGGAGTTAACACCTGATGATTTCATTAAGAAAGTGATTAAAGGTGAATGGCTTTTATGGTTTGAGGGACTTATGAACGGTTTTAGATAA
- a CDS encoding caspase domain-containing protein translates to MSETRYAILIGINDYENFPLRYCSNDVVELKKRLLSNCLYANENIFEIVSTKQAPVADVYGELNRTINLISQLFTGQNDSIFFYFSGHGKFKEGQTFLEFHQNLVSTQTIYERLSELVPANQVYVLDACHSGFGIEFKSGEDAAMTAYYQQRYIAGSEGFFFLCSCKQDERSQAFPQYKNGVFTKYILEAIDNPSIYDNENNYLTLPVIHEYALKKILLTGKYEQTPFMQMQASGYYPFAVRKREEYQICESLIETFSKEAEIEDFFRLEDLNLSKDLRRDLFHFCSELILNLFGHGYSPNAQISVARNTISIYDYSEKSFNPFTAEATTDGKGIKIMRDFMKRYKGVCEFKYEEGNPNVTTLAFSDEIGEFKYNAPCFLLIEKESLYYPSNLNNIKIDKTCKELLIDATNAYVWGSMAGLFLDYLMRRTEDSQAFIILKLDKNDFTKDYLVSMVKEGPYPRIMIV, encoded by the coding sequence ATGAGCGAAACCCGCTATGCCATATTGATAGGCATTAATGATTATGAAAATTTCCCTTTACGATATTGTTCTAACGATGTAGTCGAATTGAAAAAGCGATTGCTTAGTAATTGTCTTTATGCCAACGAGAACATATTTGAAATAGTTAGCACTAAACAGGCACCAGTCGCTGATGTTTACGGAGAGCTTAATCGAACCATAAATTTGATTAGCCAATTGTTTACTGGCCAAAATGACAGTATTTTTTTTTATTTTTCTGGACATGGAAAATTTAAAGAAGGTCAAACATTTTTAGAATTTCATCAAAACCTAGTGTCTACCCAAACCATCTACGAGCGATTAAGTGAGTTAGTACCTGCTAATCAGGTGTATGTATTGGATGCATGCCATTCAGGTTTTGGAATAGAATTTAAGTCTGGTGAAGATGCGGCAATGACGGCTTACTATCAACAAAGATATATCGCAGGATCGGAAGGATTTTTTTTCCTCTGTTCCTGTAAACAAGATGAAAGATCACAGGCTTTCCCTCAGTATAAAAATGGGGTTTTTACAAAGTATATTCTTGAAGCAATTGATAACCCTAGCATTTATGACAACGAGAATAATTACTTGACTCTTCCTGTAATTCACGAATATGCGTTAAAAAAAATATTACTTACTGGTAAATATGAGCAAACTCCTTTTATGCAAATGCAGGCAAGTGGCTATTATCCATTTGCTGTTAGAAAGCGGGAAGAATATCAGATTTGTGAATCTCTAATCGAAACCTTTAGCAAGGAGGCTGAAATCGAAGATTTTTTTAGACTAGAGGATTTAAACCTTTCCAAGGATTTGCGTAGAGATCTGTTTCACTTTTGTTCAGAACTAATCTTGAACCTCTTTGGGCATGGCTACAGTCCCAATGCTCAAATCAGTGTAGCCAGAAATACTATCTCTATCTATGATTATAGTGAAAAGAGCTTTAATCCATTTACAGCAGAAGCGACAACAGATGGAAAAGGCATCAAAATTATGCGCGACTTCATGAAAAGGTATAAAGGTGTTTGTGAATTTAAATATGAGGAAGGCAATCCAAATGTTACGACACTTGCCTTTTCTGATGAGATTGGAGAGTTTAAATATAATGCCCCATGTTTTCTTCTAATTGAGAAAGAATCTTTATATTATCCTTCAAATCTCAATAATATCAAAATAGATAAAACTTGTAAAGAACTCTTAATTGATGCGACTAATGCATATGTATGGGGCAGTATGGCCGGTCTATTTTTGGATTATTTAATGCGACGTACAGAAGATAGTCAGGCGTTTATTATATTAAAATTAGATAAAAACGATTTCACAAAAGATTATTTAGTTTCTATGGTAAAGGAAGGTCCTTATCCAAGAATAATGATTGTATAG
- a CDS encoding DUF6443 domain-containing protein encodes MQRIYKNTIIGFGLFIFAFTGKLVAQNAPSNVTRPSVSQVFSPGSYQAGQINFIRTWEIKYPTADINAVKSTSRSVAEVFRTTEYLDGLGRTIQTVTKQTSPSGKDIVRITHYDSVGREQYSFAPYVPKNGNNNDGFFKSDAFAAQRQFYQDISLNPGVAGESTFYGQTEYEKSMLNRQNRLYSPGDSWAKFGGNHPTISTYAVNVVSDSVRLWTIGSAVTPTSTGFYPARTLKKMIVTDPNGRQVVEYKDMDDLLVLRKVQVTSNPGNAHTGWACTYYVYDALRNLRFVIQPRGVEIIRSNWSLTSSVITEQCFIYRYNARKQIIVEKIPGADSIEYVYNKHDKIALWRDGNLKETGRWKVFRYDGQGREILKALLTFNYTRAQWEEHFRVYPYSDTSAIPVGTDGNLFPLVYTYYDDYNFQGKSNYDPTDIGKVLAGSNPYAEVLPTSPSTNTRGLKTGERIRVELLDVWLTTTFYYDKKDRATQVIKDNIARKNYHKYAI; translated from the coding sequence ATGCAACGCATATACAAAAATACAATAATAGGCTTTGGGTTGTTCATTTTTGCCTTTACCGGCAAACTAGTTGCCCAAAATGCTCCATCAAATGTGACGCGACCTTCGGTCAGTCAGGTCTTTAGCCCTGGAAGTTATCAAGCCGGCCAAATCAATTTCATACGGACATGGGAAATTAAATATCCAACTGCCGATATTAACGCCGTCAAATCTACCTCCAGATCTGTTGCTGAGGTATTCCGTACTACAGAATATTTGGACGGTCTAGGTAGAACAATACAGACTGTAACCAAACAAACAAGTCCATCTGGTAAAGATATCGTTCGCATTACTCATTACGACAGCGTTGGAAGAGAACAATATAGTTTTGCCCCATATGTACCTAAGAATGGCAACAACAATGACGGCTTTTTTAAGTCCGATGCCTTTGCGGCTCAGAGACAATTTTATCAGGACATCAGCCTAAATCCTGGCGTAGCAGGTGAAAGTACCTTTTATGGACAGACTGAGTATGAAAAATCGATGCTTAACAGGCAAAATCGTCTTTACAGCCCAGGTGATTCCTGGGCGAAGTTTGGCGGTAATCATCCTACAATATCAACTTACGCCGTAAACGTGGTATCAGATTCTGTACGTCTATGGACAATCGGATCAGCAGTTACTCCTACATCAACCGGATTCTATCCTGCCCGTACATTGAAAAAAATGATTGTCACAGATCCGAATGGCAGACAGGTAGTAGAATATAAGGATATGGATGATTTGCTTGTACTTCGTAAGGTACAAGTTACCAGCAATCCAGGTAACGCACATACTGGCTGGGCATGTACTTATTATGTTTATGACGCCTTGCGTAACTTGCGTTTTGTGATACAGCCGAGAGGCGTAGAAATAATCCGTAGCAACTGGTCGCTAACAAGTTCAGTAATCACGGAACAATGTTTTATCTACAGGTATAATGCAAGGAAGCAGATCATTGTTGAGAAGATTCCAGGGGCAGATAGCATTGAATACGTATATAATAAACATGATAAGATAGCTCTATGGAGAGATGGTAACCTGAAGGAAACCGGGCGCTGGAAGGTCTTTCGTTATGATGGGCAGGGCAGAGAAATTCTAAAAGCATTATTGACGTTTAATTATACTCGCGCTCAATGGGAGGAGCACTTTAGGGTTTACCCCTATAGTGATACAAGCGCTATACCTGTCGGAACGGACGGTAATTTGTTTCCATTGGTATACACTTACTACGATGATTACAATTTCCAGGGCAAATCAAACTATGACCCCACAGACATCGGCAAGGTCTTGGCTGGTAGTAACCCGTATGCTGAAGTATTACCTACTAGTCCAAGCACAAATACGCGAGGTTTGAAAACAGGCGAGCGTATCCGGGTCGAATTACTGGATGTATGGCTTACTACTACTTTCTACTATGATAAAAAGGACAGAGCAACACAAGTGATCAAAGACAATATTGCGAGGAAAAACTACCACAAATACGCTATATGA
- a CDS encoding ATP-dependent nuclease codes for MKTIKKIKLLNFKRFPSLEIEFQDDLNLLIGDNEAGKSSILSAIDLVLSGSHSKVESLGIDVLLNSQAVESFFAGAKQYNRLPKLEIELYLNDQQNAELNGRANSENRTCDGLRLCCEPNDSLSHEISQILSEPDNNFPFEYYTISFKTFANHPYTGYTRYLNHVLIDSSQINNEYATKEYVKNMYRASVSDVQRYKHSNEYRRYKGDFTNNKLIDVNRTLSVYQFGVRNSTKANLFTDLTLNEGSINIENKGKGKQCFIKTDFALNRRHSLDLILLEEPENHLSHAHTKKLIDQIKGTAEKQLFISTHNSLISTRLDLRKSILLNSNTYVNAALKDLSRDTAKFFMKAPDNSVIEFVLSNKVLLVEGDAEYILLEQFYRRVSGSSLDADLVHVISVDGTSFKRYMELAALLNIRTAVIRDNDGDYKSNCIDNYAGYTSETIQVFADQDPARRTLEICVYQDNTALCDRVFTTSRRELPIQEYMLKNKTEAAFKLLDDEVARTIIVTPNHIAEAIRWIRE; via the coding sequence ATGAAAACTATAAAAAAAATTAAGCTCTTGAATTTCAAGCGCTTTCCCAGCCTTGAAATAGAATTCCAGGACGATCTGAATTTGCTTATCGGAGATAATGAAGCTGGTAAGAGTTCCATTTTATCTGCCATAGATCTGGTGTTAAGTGGTAGCCATAGTAAGGTGGAAAGCCTGGGAATAGATGTTCTTCTGAATTCTCAAGCTGTAGAATCCTTCTTTGCGGGAGCTAAACAGTATAATCGCTTACCAAAGCTTGAAATTGAATTGTATCTCAATGATCAGCAAAATGCAGAACTAAATGGAAGAGCCAATTCTGAAAATAGAACATGCGATGGCCTCCGTCTTTGCTGTGAGCCGAATGACAGTTTGAGTCACGAGATCAGCCAAATTCTATCAGAACCAGACAACAATTTCCCATTCGAGTATTATACAATCAGCTTCAAAACATTTGCGAATCATCCTTATACTGGATATACGCGTTATTTGAATCATGTTCTGATCGACAGTTCCCAAATCAACAATGAATATGCAACTAAGGAATATGTAAAAAACATGTATCGTGCGAGTGTAAGCGATGTTCAGCGTTATAAGCATTCGAATGAGTACCGAAGGTATAAAGGCGACTTTACAAATAATAAACTCATAGATGTAAATAGAACACTGTCCGTTTACCAATTTGGTGTACGTAATAGTACCAAAGCAAACCTATTTACAGACCTTACTCTAAACGAAGGCAGTATTAACATTGAAAATAAGGGTAAAGGGAAACAATGTTTTATTAAAACGGATTTTGCATTAAATAGAAGGCATTCACTTGATCTTATCTTACTTGAAGAACCTGAGAATCATTTAAGCCACGCTCATACCAAAAAGCTGATTGATCAAATAAAAGGCACTGCCGAAAAACAGCTTTTCATTAGCACTCACAATAGTCTGATTAGTACCCGTTTAGATTTGAGAAAGTCCATTTTATTAAACAGCAATACTTACGTGAACGCTGCTTTGAAGGACTTATCCAGGGATACTGCTAAATTCTTCATGAAAGCTCCAGACAACAGTGTTATTGAATTTGTGTTGTCGAACAAGGTATTATTGGTGGAGGGAGATGCAGAATATATCCTTCTAGAGCAATTTTACCGTAGGGTTTCAGGTAGTTCGCTGGATGCTGATTTAGTGCATGTGATTTCAGTTGATGGCACTAGTTTTAAACGTTATATGGAGCTCGCTGCGTTATTAAATATCAGAACTGCTGTAATCCGAGATAATGACGGAGATTATAAGAGTAATTGCATTGATAACTATGCAGGATATACTTCAGAAACTATTCAAGTGTTTGCTGATCAAGATCCTGCAAGGCGCACATTAGAAATTTGTGTATATCAAGATAATACGGCACTTTGTGACCGTGTATTCACTACCTCTCGTCGTGAATTGCCAATTCAAGAATATATGTTGAAGAATAAAACTGAAGCAGCATTTAAACTGCTGGACGATGAAGTAGCAAGAACAATAATAGTTACGCCTAACCACATAGCAGAAGCAATAAGATGGATAAGAGAGTAA